A genome region from Ahaetulla prasina isolate Xishuangbanna chromosome 8, ASM2864084v1, whole genome shotgun sequence includes the following:
- the ANAPC10 gene encoding anaphase-promoting complex subunit 10 isoform X3 produces MTTANKTPPGADPKQLERTGTVREIGSQAVWSLSSCKPGFGVDQLRDDNLETYWQSDGSQPHLVNIQFRRKTTVKTLCIYADYKSDESYTPSKISVRVGNNFHNLQEIRQLELVEPSGWIHVPLTDTHKKPIRTFMIQIAVLANHQNGRDTHMRQIKVYTPVEESSIGKFPRCTTIDFMMYRSIR; encoded by the exons ATGACCACTGCTAACAAGACTCCCCCTGGTGCAGATCCAAAACAGCTGGAAAGGACAGGAACTGTTCGAGAAATAGGTTCACAGGCTGTTTGGTCTCTTTCATCTTGTAAACCGG GCTTTGGGGTGGATCAGTTACGAGATGATAACCTAGAAACATACTGGCAATCTGATGGATCACAGCCTCATTTGGTCAACATCCAATTCAG AAGAAAAACTACTGTGAAGACATTATGCATTTATGCAGACTATAAATCTGATGAAAGTTACACTCCAAGCAAAATCTCTGTGAGAGTAGGGAACAATTTTCACAATCTTCAGGAAATTCGG cAACTTGAATTAGTGGAGCCAAGTGGTTGGATTCATGTTCCATTAACTGACACTCATAAGAAACCTATTCGCACATTTATGATTCAGATTGCAGTTTTAGCCAATCATCAGAATGGAAGAGATACACATATGCGACAAATTAAGGTTTATACACCAGTTGAAGAAAGTTCTATTGGTAAATTTCCTAGATGTACAACAATTGATTTCATGATGTATCGCTCAATCAGGTAA
- the ANAPC10 gene encoding anaphase-promoting complex subunit 10 isoform X4 translates to MTTANKTPPGADPKQLERTGTVREIGSQAVWSLSSCKPGFGVDQLRDDNLETYWQSDGSQPHLVNIQFRRKTTVKTLCIYADYKSDESYTPSKISVRVGNNFHNLQEIRVMSKLTEL, encoded by the exons ATGACCACTGCTAACAAGACTCCCCCTGGTGCAGATCCAAAACAGCTGGAAAGGACAGGAACTGTTCGAGAAATAGGTTCACAGGCTGTTTGGTCTCTTTCATCTTGTAAACCGG GCTTTGGGGTGGATCAGTTACGAGATGATAACCTAGAAACATACTGGCAATCTGATGGATCACAGCCTCATTTGGTCAACATCCAATTCAG AAGAAAAACTACTGTGAAGACATTATGCATTTATGCAGACTATAAATCTGATGAAAGTTACACTCCAAGCAAAATCTCTGTGAGAGTAGGGAACAATTTTCACAATCTTCAGGAAATTCGG gtcatgtcgaagttgacggagttgtaa
- the ANAPC10 gene encoding anaphase-promoting complex subunit 10 isoform X1: MTTANKTPPGADPKQLERTGTVREIGSQAVWSLSSCKPGFGVDQLRDDNLETYWQSDGSQPHLVNIQFRRKTTVKTLCIYADYKSDESYTPSKISVRVGNNFHNLQEIRQLELVEPSGWIHVPLTDTHKKPIRTFMIQIAVLANHQNGRDTHMRQIKVYTPVEESSIGKFPRCTTIDFMMYRSIRLLSSSPAFQRYFLT; encoded by the exons ATGACCACTGCTAACAAGACTCCCCCTGGTGCAGATCCAAAACAGCTGGAAAGGACAGGAACTGTTCGAGAAATAGGTTCACAGGCTGTTTGGTCTCTTTCATCTTGTAAACCGG GCTTTGGGGTGGATCAGTTACGAGATGATAACCTAGAAACATACTGGCAATCTGATGGATCACAGCCTCATTTGGTCAACATCCAATTCAG AAGAAAAACTACTGTGAAGACATTATGCATTTATGCAGACTATAAATCTGATGAAAGTTACACTCCAAGCAAAATCTCTGTGAGAGTAGGGAACAATTTTCACAATCTTCAGGAAATTCGG cAACTTGAATTAGTGGAGCCAAGTGGTTGGATTCATGTTCCATTAACTGACACTCATAAGAAACCTATTCGCACATTTATGATTCAGATTGCAGTTTTAGCCAATCATCAGAATGGAAGAGATACACATATGCGACAAATTAAGGTTTATACACCAGTTGAAGAAAGTTCTATTGGTAAATTTCCTAGATGTACAACAATTGATTTCATGATGTATCGCTCAATCAG ATtactaagttctagtcctgctttccagagatatttccttacctaa
- the ANAPC10 gene encoding anaphase-promoting complex subunit 10 isoform X2, whose amino-acid sequence MTTANKTPPGADPKQLERTGTVREIGSQAVWSLSSCKPGFGVDQLRDDNLETYWQSDGSQPHLVNIQFRRKTTVKTLCIYADYKSDESYTPSKISVRVGNNFHNLQEIRQLELVEPSGWIHVPLTDTHKKPIRTFMIQIAVLANHQNGRDTHMRQIKVYTPVEESSIGKFPRCTTIDFMMYRSISDITNTEF is encoded by the exons ATGACCACTGCTAACAAGACTCCCCCTGGTGCAGATCCAAAACAGCTGGAAAGGACAGGAACTGTTCGAGAAATAGGTTCACAGGCTGTTTGGTCTCTTTCATCTTGTAAACCGG GCTTTGGGGTGGATCAGTTACGAGATGATAACCTAGAAACATACTGGCAATCTGATGGATCACAGCCTCATTTGGTCAACATCCAATTCAG AAGAAAAACTACTGTGAAGACATTATGCATTTATGCAGACTATAAATCTGATGAAAGTTACACTCCAAGCAAAATCTCTGTGAGAGTAGGGAACAATTTTCACAATCTTCAGGAAATTCGG cAACTTGAATTAGTGGAGCCAAGTGGTTGGATTCATGTTCCATTAACTGACACTCATAAGAAACCTATTCGCACATTTATGATTCAGATTGCAGTTTTAGCCAATCATCAGAATGGAAGAGATACACATATGCGACAAATTAAGGTTTATACACCAGTTGAAGAAAGTTCTATTGGTAAATTTCCTAGATGTACAACAATTGATTTCATGATGTATCGCTCAATCAG